ACAGAATCGATTGGAACAAGGTTTTCTTCAAGACATACCTTGAGAAACgatctttcttccatcttttgGTCAACTTTAACCGTATCTGGGTTCTCCACATTTCCGTCTTTTGGTTCTTCACCGCCTACAACGCCCCTTCTATCTATGCTCCATCCGGATCAACGACAGCAACAACACCAATGGCTTGGTCTATGACGGGTTTGGGTGGTTTCGTTGCCACTCTCATTATGATTGCCGCCACTCTTGCCGAGTTTAGCTACATCCCTACCACTTGGAATAACACTTCTCACCTTACTCGTCGACTTATCTTCCTGTTAATTATTCTCGCTATAACCGGTGGGCCATCAATCTATATTGCGTTCTTCAACCAGACAGGTCACGTCGCGTTGATTCTGGGTATCGTCCAATTCTTCTGTTCCGTCCTCGCTACCATCGCCTTCGCCACCCTGCCATCTGGTCGGATGTTTGGTGACCGAGTGGCTGGCAAGAGCAGGAAGTACCTCGCGAACCAAACTTTCACCGCGTCTTATCCCGCTCTCGGTTTCTACCCTCGCGTGgcatctttcctcctttggTTCCTCATTTTCGGCTGCAAGTTCACCGAGTcctacttcttcttgactttgTCCTTCCGTGACCCAATGAAGGTCATGAACGGTATGAAGGTTCAGAACTGTCACGATAAGTACCTCGGCAGTGGTCTGTGTACGAATCAGCCTGCGTTCGCCCTCGCTGTCATGTTTGTCATGGACTTGACtctgttcttcttggatACCTTTTTGTGGTATGTCATTTGGAACACTGTCTTCTCTATCGCCAGAAGCTTTGCAATCGGTATGAGTATCTGGACCCCTTGGAAGGATATTTTCGCCAGGCTGCCCAAGAGAATCTATGCCAAGATCCTTGCTACGGATGATATGGAAGTAAAGTACAAGCCAAAGGTCAGTCATTTGTGTTCGCTAATATGTCCTAAGCTAACAAATATACAGGTCTTGGTCTCTCAAGTCTGGAACGCCGTTATCATTTCCATGTACCGAGAGCACCTTCTCTCGATCGAGCACGTCCAAAAACTTCTTTACCATCAAATCCAATCTGACCAACCCGGCAAGCGTACTCTTCGAGCGCCcgctttcttcatctctcagAGCGAGAAAGGTTCCAAGGCCGAGTTCTTCCCCAAGGGCAGTGAAGCCGAGCGACGAATCTGTTTCTTTGCTCAGTCCCTTACCACCTCCGTCCCTGCTCCTATTCCTGTTGATGCTATGCCTACTTTCACTGTGCTTGTTCCTCATTACTCTGAGAAGATCTTGCTCTCTCTTAGGGAGATTATCAGGGAAGAGGACCAGAACACCCGTGTTACTTTACTGGAGTACTTGAAGCAGCTCCACCCTGTCGAATGGGACAACTTCGTACGCGACACGAAGATTCTCGCTGAAGAGTCCGACGCTTTCAATGGTGGCAACCCCTTCGCATcagatgagaaggaggaggccaAGAAGGCCGATGACATTCCGTTCTACACTATCGGTTTCAAGTCTGCCGCTCCTGAATACACTCTTCGTACTCGAATTTGGGCTTCTCTTCGTGCTCAGACCTTGTACCGAACTGTGTCTGGTTTCATGAACTACAGCAAGGCCATCAAGCTGCTTTACCGAGTCGAAAACCCCGAGGTTGTCCAGCTTTTCGGTGGCAACACTGACCAGCTCGAGAGGGAGCTTGAAAGGATGGCTCGACGAAAATTCAAGTTTGTCGTTTCCATGCAGCGATACTCGAAGTTCAACAAGGAGGAGCACGAAAACGCGGAATTTTTATTACGTGCCTACCCCGACTTGCAGATTGCCTACCTCGATGAAGAGCCTCCTCGCAAAGACGGTGGCGAGTCTCGTATCTTCTCTGCTTTGATTGATGGTCACTCTGAAATAATGCCTAACGGCCGACGACGCCCCAAATTCCGTATTGAGCTTCCTGGTAACCCCATCCTTGGTGACGGTAAATCTGATAACCAGAACCACGCCATTGTTTTCTACCGAGGCGAGTACCTCCAGCTTATCGATGCGAACCAGGACAACTATCTCGAAGAGTGTTTGAAGATTCGAAACGTCCTTGGCGAGTTTGAGGAATTCAAGGTATCTACCCAGAGCCCTTATGCTGCCCAGGGTCACGCCGACTTTGCCAAGTTCCCCGTTGCCATTTTGGGTGCTCGAGAATACATTTTTTCTGAAAACATTGGTATCCTTGGTGACATTGCTGCTGGTAAAGAACAGACTTTCGGTACTCTTGCTGCTAGATCTCTATCCTACATTGGCGGTAAGCTGCACTACGGTCACGTAAGTCTCGCCTCCCTAGCCAACGACGTTCTATGCTGATTGTTATTTCTTAGCCCGATTTCCTCAACGGTATCTACATGAATACTCGTGGTGGTGTGTCCAAGGCTCAGAAGGGTTTGCATCTTAACGAAGATATCTTCGCTGGTATGCTTGCTTTCGGTCGAGGTGGTCGTATCAAGCATTCCGAATACTACCAGTGTGGTAAGGGTCGAGATCTTGGTTTTGGTACCATTCTCAATTTCCAGACCAAGATTGGTACTGGTATGGGCGAGCAAATGCTTTCACGAGAATATTACTACTTGGGCACCCAGCTTCCGATCGATAGGTTCCTGACTTTCTACTATGGTCACCCTGGTTTCCACATCAACAACATTGTGAGTTACACTTGTGGCATTTGGAGTGCAAACTGACTCCTTGTAGTTGGTTATGATGTCTGTCCAAGTCTTCATGCTTgctctcgtcttcctcggTACTCTTAACAAGCAACTTACCGTCTGCAAATACTCTTCTGCTGGTGACATCCTTCCTGGTCAGAGTGGTTGTTACAACCTTGTACCCGTGTTCAGGTGGATCAAGAGGTgtatcatctccatcttcatcgtgTTCTGGATTGCCTTCGTTCCTCTTTTCGTACAGGGTGAGTTTTGCTTATTTTGTTGTGTGTTTGAGTTCCGCCCTGACCTCCCTTAAGAACTTACCGAGCGTGGTACTGGCCGAGCTATTCTTCGACTGTGCAAGCACTTCTTGTCGCTTTCGCCAGTCTTCGAAGTGTTCTCCACCCAGATTTACATGCACTCGATCCTCAACGACTTGACTTTCGGTGGTGCTAGGTATATCGCTACTGGTCGTGGTTTTGCTACCACTCGAATCTCTTTCAGCATTCTTTAGTAAGTGTTGTCCTTTTTGAGCCGGCCTTCAACTAACGGTGAACAGCTCCCGATTCGCTGGACCTTCGATCTACCTTGGTATGCGTaccctcgtcctccttctcttcatcactctcaCAGTCTGGGTTCCTCATCTTATCTACTTCTGGATTACGGTCGTCGGTCTCTGTAttgctcctttcctcttcaaccccCACCAATTCGCCATTGCCGACTTCATCATCGATTACCGAGAGTTCCTTCGTTGGATGTCTCGAGGTAACTCGCGAACACATGCCAACTCTTGGGTCGGTTACTGTCGATTGTCCCGAACTAGGGTCACTGGTTTCAAGCGCAAGAGGTTGGGTCTCCCTAGTGAGAAGTTGTCGAGTGATGTGCCTAGGGCTCCCTGGAAGGCTATTCTGATCGGAGAGATCATCGGCCCCATCTGTTTGGCTATCCTCTTTGTGATCTGTTATCTCTTCGTCAAGAGTTTCGCTGTGGACGGTCAAGTTCAGCCTGGTTTGGTCAGGATTGCGATCATCGCCCTTGGTCCTATTGTTTGGAACATGGCTCTTTTGATTACTCTGTTTTTGGTTTCTGTCTTCCTCGGCCCTTGTGTAAGGTTTTTCTTTTATCATTTATCATGAACAATAGCTGATGATCGCCTCCAGTTGAACTCGTACACTCATCAGTTTGGAGCCACAATGGCTGCCCTCGCTCATTTCGGTGCTGTCGCTGGTATGATTGTCTTCTTCGAGCTGCTTTGGTTCCTTGAGCTTTGGAACACTTCCCATGCCGTCCTTGGTATCATCGCTGTTATCAGTGTGCAGAGGTGTATCTTCAAGTTCCTCATTGCTGTTTTCTTGTCGCGAGAGTTCAAGCACGACGAAACCAACAGGGCTTGGTGGACTGTACGTTTTTATCTACTTGCACAGGCTTGAGCATATACTGACGTTTATTTCCAGGGTGTTTGGTTCAACCGTGGTTTGGGTTCTCACGCACTTTCTCAGCCCGCCCGAGAGTTCGTTGTCAAGACAATCGAAATGGGCTTGTACTCTGCCGACTTTATTGTTTGCCATTGTAAGTGTATTGGTCGTCATCTTTCGATGTCCGCATTAACCCACAACTTTAGTgctcctcgccctccttaCCATTCCCATGTTCATCCCTTACTTTGACCGAGTTCACGCTACTATGCTTTTCTGGCTGGCGCCCAATCAGCAAATCAGGCCTCCTATTTACAGCTTCAGACAGAGGAGTCAACGACGAAAGATTGTTTTCAAGTGTAAGTCACTTCCGTCAAATGGATGTCTGGGCGCTAATGTACAGCGAATAGACGGTCTTCTGTACTTGATTATCCAAGCTATATTTATCGCTCTCATTGTCGttcccatcatcttcaaggacGTCGCCGGCCTTACACCAAAGAGTGTGCCTTTCAACGGTGTCATCTAAGTACCCGAGTGCTACCTCTCAACAATCCTTTGATGATCCATTTTCCCATTTTCCCCAAGAATCTTTTTCCACGCGCATTTCATCGACACAACACCCCCGTCTTGCATTGAATGACTTACAACATACGCCACTCCAACGAACTCAGGATGTCTTTTGAGCAAATCGAGTTTGACGGATCTCGAATCAACGgacaatttttttttccataTTATATTCGCTTTGAGTTAAAGCTAttcttttatttttttcattattttttttctctaGCTTTTCCATGTCTTGATGTGCAAATTGAATGTCGAGATTGAGCGTACATGGATTATACCCCTCCGTATCTTAGATGTGGATGAATGACGATAACGACAGCAGGCTAGGACCTAATGTTTGAGTTTGACTTTCTGTCTGGTGCAGATTCCTTATTGGTAGTACGGTACTCGTATTATGCAAAATGATGTGATGCACAATTACTGGTTCATCGAATTACATGTCACGTAAAGTTACATCTACGCTAATAAGCTACACAGAAACATGATAAAACGTAATATGGTCATCATCATAGTCGTTAAAATCGATTGGCGTTGGTGCAATCTTTTACCCCTCATAAGCCTCGTGGTAAAGCGTCTCAATTAAAGTTTCCAGTACCACCTTTCTGACTCGATCCTTGTCTGTGCTGACCTTGTGTGGGACCCCATCTGGATCCAAGCCGTACCAAGTCGAATAGAAGAGAATGGTAATGTTGAGCATCAGGATAGCCTCCGTAGTGGTCTTGGGTATGGGTCGCCTTGCCATGATTGCCGTTCGGACGCGTTCCATGCTTGTACGAATGTATTCACCTCGACCTTGCTCAGGTTGTTTGGTCTTGGGATTGGAATTCTCGTTCGGGTTGAGGTTGTATTTGACGCTTCTGTTGGAATCGTCTTGTGAATCCTTGTCAGTGGTGGTGTTTATACTTGTGCTCGTGTTCGCAGTCGCACTTGAGCCGGGACCGTTCTTCACAACGTTCTTCACAAATATACACACCTCAAACGGCTTCTCGTACGGATAAAGGTAATGCGGATCCCTTGCTTTTGTCCACTCGACGCATCCAAATCTGGCCGCAAAGGGAAAGACTGCAACATTCTCCGTCCGGGCCGGGAGTTTGACAATGGCCTTATGCAGGCGGTCAGCCATCGATTggagctcttcttcacgATGTTCGATGACGAGGGTGGCGgcgaggatgagattgaaTATGTCGGTTTGATATCCAAGCTCATCTACGCCGTCGTGGGTGACATTGGAAGAGGGCAAGGTTGCCGGAAAAGGCGTGGAGGGGGTAGACGAAGCGAGTCGTTTCCAGCGCCTAGTCTTGACGCTCAACCGTTGGAGGAGATCGTGGTCCGCAGGAGTGATAAAAGAGTCATTGAGGGTCATGCCGTCGTAGCGGGTAGTGTTGTATTGCGGGGTGCCTCGTTGAAATGGGGGGATTGGGTTGCTGAGCGAAGGACGAAGGGGGAGATTGTCCAGTGTCGTCACCTGTCTTTGATCGGTGTATGTGGTTTCTGAATCCAGCATTTGCTCCTGAGAGTCACCCGGAGGATGATCACTATAAAGTtgctccttttcttcctcctcgtctgGCCTATTCCCTTCAACAATAGAGCCCCAATAAAGTTGGTCGAGACATGCATCCTCTAAAACAGTCTTGCCATCGTTTGAGCATGTTCCAGAAGGGGGACCTGATGCCAGCAGGCTATTAAACAGCCACCTATCAGTTATACCTCCTCTTTACAAGACATACTGCGTGAGAAATGTCACTTACCCTTCCACCGGCGATGAACCAGCATCACTCAACTCTTGATTCAAGTATACCTGACATCTTTGCGCCACCGCCCGAGCTGACGGAGGATTCTTTTTCTTACCAATCCACTCTACAAGTTTCTCGGCATCCCTATGAGTGAAGATATCAATCTCCAACGGGTGATGGAGTGCGTGAGAGTCGACAGGCGAAGGATGAAACGACGTGTCCGTATCCGCCTCGGTCTCTCTGGCGCTGCCGTTCGACGAAGGGTTCTTGGACAAGCAGAGAGGACTGATTGATGTGTTACTACGTATACCAGTCGGGGCTTGGTATGAGAAATTTTTGAGGAGCTCCGTTAGTTGACGTTTTTGAtcgaggatggaaggagagtTGTCGTCTCGAGACGGGGTGGCGGCGTTCAGCCTGCGGGTTGTGTTGTCTGGGCGGGTGAGGAAGACGGCGGCCTGTGCGTCAGACGGTGGCTCGGAGGCCGGCTCAGGGGGTTGAGCGGGGGGCGGCGGGGAAGGCGGTGCGGCCATGGCTGAGGAGCGGaggggcgggggagggaAGTGAGCAGGGAAGAACGAAGGATGGAAGTAACGAgctggtggtggaaagTACGTAATATTTAAGCGGCGAAATCAAATAAACCGCGTGTCGATGCAAGTTGACCCACCGCGAGTGTGGCATCGACACTGGATGGACCAACACCTTCTCCAGCATATCCGGTCAAGCGACAAACATGGCAGATCGTTATACATGCACAACAATGTTATCGTTATCAAAACATACCCTAATAATGCTACTCTCCCTCaaattcctcttctgcaaaCTCGAGCAACCTCCATCCCTTTGCCCCCTCATCTTTCACCACTCCTCTCTCCGCCCACCATCCCAACGCCTTCCCcacctctcctttccccaCTCCCAGCTTGTTCACGAGCTGATCTACCGCCCATACATCCTGCTTCTCAAACAATTCCATAATCGACGCTTGCAGAGGCGTAGCGTCGACTGTGACAGTCCGGTCGGAGAGGGTGACGGTCAGTGAGAGTGTACCAAGGTGGGGGACGAAGCGGAGGTGCTTGTCAGGTTTGAATATGTGGAATGAGGATTCGTATTCGGCGTGTATCCTAAGCGGGGCAGGGAGGCAGTTAGCAGTGAACCAAGTGTGGGGTGAAAGAGGACGTACTTTTGTAATTTCGACGGCAGTTTGAGGGATGACCGGGGCATATTTGGCCAAAATACTTTTGAGAGAACAAGAGGGTGTACGACAGACTAACAAAGATTTTAGTTTTCAGCCCAACCCCACAAAACACCACAAACTCacttttttctcctcttggACATGACCATCAATTCTCTTTGAATCCGCCACGTCTTTCACCATCACATCACACCCCGCCAACGCACTTTCTCCAAATCTCAGTTTTAGCAATTCAATCGTCCTCACTTCATGCACCACATCATAATCCTTTACTTGCAATAACCTCCCCGCGAGGTAATTCTGCAGTTCCTTCACAATCACTTCTTTTGTACCAAATATGCTGACCAGCGTGGAGACGATATCACTCGTCTTGCCGGACCTGAACTCTGGCGCAGCATCCGCCGGCTCAGGTTCCCATTTCGGATCATTAAAATCCTCTGCTTCACTATCCCCTTCACCAATTAACCCGccctcattctcatcttgCAGTTCTTCCCCCTGGACGAGCGCTTCGACGATACATTTGATAGTATCTGGCCTTTTTCGGAGGTGTTCCCGGATAGGGAGGGCGACAGCGTGTAAGAGGACGCCGACGGGATCGAGAATACGGAGAGAAcggatggtggagatgtAAATGTTTAGGATGACGTGGGTTTCGGCGCCGGGATGAAGGAGACGTTTAACATTCCTGTGGAAGGGGTTAATAAAGGGCCCGATGTTGATGGCACGAGTACTCACGCAGCATTTAGCTTGTTGACTAGTTCTAAACGTTGATCGACTTTGAATAAACACTCTTTGAGATCTTCAAGAGCAGCCATAGAATCGGGAAAATCAATGATAATGTCGAACAGCTCGTCCGTTCTATATGGTTAGCTCTTTGCTGTATCGTATAAAAACGTTTACCTTATATCAAAAAAGCATTTACACAGGAAATAGTCGAACCGTGAGAACATTGGCCGTAGTGCACCCTGTACAGCTTCGTTACCTGCAAAATAATCAGCAATCATCCCCGTTCACCCTCTCTTggactcaccttcaaacATCCCTGATAACCAATTCGCAACACCATCCCCAATCCTCTGCCTCGCCCTACCTAATCTTCTTTGCCCCCATCCTTTTCCCGCTTCCTCCCTCGCTATCCGTTCAATCTCCTCATGCGCAACCTTGCTCAAACTTCCCGCATACCTTGGGAAAATCCCGAGCCGCGAGAGGTGCGGTGTAGGTGGAAGCACTTTTTGGTAGTTGATGCGTACGGATTGGAGGTAATCGTGTTGCGGTGGGGGGTTAGTGAGGTATTCAGGGAGGGAAGCGAGGGAGGCGTGAAGGAAACGTAAGAGATGGTcggggaaggaaggggggaaggatgaatggagaagatggtggaatTTGCGGGTGAAAAGAGCGACGTATATGTTGCTTGCATCATCATAAGTTGACTGTAACGATACGTTAGGACTCACTCTTGGAACGCCCGTAGAGGCAAACCCCATGATCTCTGCCATGTTGCCAAACGCTCAAAGAGGCCTGACATGGTATGCAGCACCAGCttgtcatcgtcatcctctgcaGGCGTTTCCAACCGTTCTATAGCTGCCAGCACATCATACTCTACCAGTTCAAAATTATTCTCCACATCGTCCAAAAAATCGTCAAAGATTGATTTCGACATGTCGTATTGCTTGACTATGGCGAACGCATGGCTGACCTCGGGAGATATTTCTGGAAAACGATTGGTGAGCTACGGCATGCCGCGTTCCACTTACGAGGTTTTGCGCTCCCGACTTGATGTAGATTCCTGGGATAGATATACTTTCGGACTTGTTCCACGGCGGGTGCGATACGTCCTTGTTCCAGGTGGGGAAGGTTGATGTCCCACTCGAGGAGAGCAGCTTGGAGAGCAGCCATCCTTGTTGGTCTGTCCTCTTCACTCCAGGATATGTCGGCGAACCGTTGACTTTATATGAGCGCAGTGGTGTATAGGCAGTGAAGAAGCACCTCGTTTTCTAGTGCAAATCCCGTCTTCTGTCGGTGCGCACAACATTTGTTTTGATGATCGTAATAAATAACTAACGCGCGCCTGCTTCGGACATCACCGCTATCATATATTTACGTAATTGGGCCAGCCCCAGCCTTTACTTAGGCCGGGATGTCCGACCGGCCCGAGCCGAGATGATGACGACTACTTCTGTCGAGATGATCTGAACCGTCGTTATCCGTAAACTAATGGTAATGTTATATATTCTAAATTCTGTAGATTGTATCTTTCTTTCCCACGGATATCGAAGCAATCGATCAATTAATAACCAACAGGAATGTCTCTCAAACTCCAAGATATCTTTGAcgtcaagggcaaggtAAGCTCAGACTCCCTAGATGTCTAGTCGCGGATGTTGTTGACTTGTCAAAGGTCGTCCTTGTCACCGGCGGTGGCACAGGTCTCGGCAAAGGTATAACACCCTCCACAACACGCTCTCGGCATAGGGTGCTGATGATTGACTGATAGCTATCTCCTCGGGTTTCGTCCAAAATGGCGCCAAGGTGTACATCACAGGCCGTCGTCAACAGGtacttgaagaagctgccAAGGAAATTGGCGGGGATATCATCCCTATTCAAGGGGATGTTTCTACCAAGGAAGGATGTAAGGCTATTGCGGATGCTTTATCTGCCAAGGAGTCCAAGGTGGATATCATTAGTGCTAGATGAGAGGATGTGACGGCTGACTATTTGTGTAGCTCGATGCCCTCATCAACTGTGCCGGTGTGATGCGAGCTTATAAAACGACTATCAAGGATCACAATAACCGTGAGTAGAGCTCTTAATCCtgtttcctcttccatggCCATTTGTGTAGTGATGGATCACTGATCCTATCTCAGCCGACGAAGTTGAGAAGCTCTTGTGGGAAGGCCACGACGAGTAGGTCCCCTTTTGCTGTATTAGTATAATCACCAGCTAAGGCCATTTGCCCTAGTGATGACTTCAACTATTCCAACGCCAGTAAGGACACTTTTTCAACACATTCAACCTTGCTGCATTGAGTTAACGCCTGTATACTTGCCATGGCTTCTACTCGATAGTCAACATCAATGGTAAGCACGACAAAACCCCAACTCATCTGCTTGCACAGAGATACCTTGCTGACCCAACATTATTGCTTCAAGGCCCTTACTTTATGACCTGCGCTTTGATCCCCCTTTTGCGAAAGTCTGACCTTCGCAGCGTCGTCATTATCGCCTCCATCGCCGGCTTGGCCAACCAGCGGTACGTGTCGAATATATTCCCTTCTCGGCAATAGTGAAGCTGATTCTGAATTGACCACCAGAGCAACGGGAAGTGTTTCTTACGGTGTCTCCAAGGTGAGTTGACTTTGAGGTCTCGTGAACTAGACCTTTTTGCTGACATCTATTCTTTTAGGCTGCTGGTATGTCCCGCCCTTCCACCGATTAGACCATTCAAGTATTGATGATACCTCAGCCATTCACCTCGGTAAACTCCTCGCGGGGCGTCTTCACCCGTACGTCCGTTCCTTCACACCCACTTTTCCTCTATCCGCCTTCCCATCTTTCGGTCGGTACTGATACTCTTTCCTACGTTGAGGTTGAAGATTCGAGTGAACACCATCTGTCCTGGTATCTTCCCTTCCGAGATGACGGGCAAGAACGATGCTGGTCAAGGTCTTGAGTATGATATAGGAGAAATCCCTACCAAAGCTGCAAAGAGATCTACTGTCGGTACGTCCTATGCTCtatctccaccacctcctaTCCTCGTCCATTCCAGTACACCTCCCTTGCAAGTTCCATGCCCTTGCCCCGGCTCTTCCTTCATGTCATGTACGAGAAGCCAGTAACtgactttttcttttttttcctttgttgCTTGGATGGATGTAGGTCGTCCCGGTTTGCCAGAGGAGATTGTCGGCCCTGTGCTTTTGCTTTCCAGTAAAGCGGGAGGATATTTTGACGGAGCGATGCTTACTGTGGACGGTGGAAGGTTGATGGTAAGTGGCCCCTTTTGTTTTgtcttttctccctcttctctgcctGTGGATAATCTAAGGTGTTTTCTATTATTGACGACGGTGGGTAATAGGGTGCCGGCATTCATGATGGTCTCCGATTGCCTGAGGATACGTATCTTTGAGTTAAATGAACAGAGAAAAAGTGAGACAGACGTTGAGATGGGTTGATCGTAACTCTTCAATTAAGGATGTATATTTGTTACCTTCTGAATGTTGACGGCAAAGAGAGTGCCTTTGACTCATTACACCCTTCCAAGCCATACTCTAGTTGGCGGCATAAGCTTGTTGTAGATCAGTTCGTTTGAAATAGAAAACTCCATGTACGATGGCCAAATATGCGGCGCATTTTCCCTTCTTACTAAGCGCAATAATGCGAGAAATTCGGGCGTACCGCCTACATATTCCAAGAATTTCGTGTTGCTTGTATATCCTACATCGAGAGGATGCTTGAGAGCCGGAGGGACGACCGGCAGCCTTCTGAAATTTGGCCTACGAAATCTGTTTGAGAAGGCGGTTTTGCTCTGGTGACTGGGGCCGTAGTTCAAGCTAAGCAAGATAAAACTGCATATGTGGAATACGTGATCTCTTTCGTCCCTTGTCTCCTCAGTAAGTGGGAGAATCAACGGACAGCAGAGCAAAGCCTCGTTTGTTGACTAGTCGTTGGCTCGACTTCACCACAGTTTGGTTCGTCATAGCAAGAGGATTGAGCTGTAACGTAGCTCGGCATGCATTCGCCTAATCTTATCATTCTTTAGCATCTGCGACTGAGGGGGGGGGTGCACGTGGGGGTTTTATGTGCACTAAGAATGATGCATCAGCGTTTATCGCTCAGCAAACATGGATGATTCGCACATGTTCCGGCAAACTCTACCATCTTCTGTCCACGAAGCCCAGTTTCTGAGCATTCGAGCATATTCTTTGAAAACTTACAATAGAACTGCGTGCAGTGTGCATTCACAATCAAGTTGCTTGATAACTATTCTCGTCCTTCAAAAAGGTCCCGGTGCCTGCTGATTAATTCCTGACGTTTATCTGGGAAATCACTTTCCTAATCAGGTAGTAACTCCGCGGCGGGCCCCCACCCTTGCCGAATTCTTCGAATGTAAGCGGCGTCGCATTACACGACATGCCTCAGCTCCTGGGAAGACTTGCTCAGCACGACACTCCTATCAAAAGGTATAAAAGGGGTCGTCGGGCTCTTTCTAACTCTTTACATCTTCAATATTCTGTCAAGGACTCAACTTCGAGCATTGTTGCTCACTGTCACAGTCGCCATCATAGCGGAGCTCTATCGAACTCAGCTGCCAACACTTACTCGCAGTCTTATCAAGCCTACACTTTTAACTTCAGCTCGCTATCAGAGCACCAGAGCAACTGCTAACGACATGCAACTCCAATTTCGAGCTTCCCAAACTCGTGGTGGTGCAGATCACGGATGGCTCAAGGTAAGTAATACTCATTGTAGCAAGTGTTAGACATCTGTTAATTTTGATAGACCTTCCACACGTTCTCTTTCGCCAGCTACTATGACGAAGACTTCGAGAGCTTCGGTTCCCTCCGGGTTATTAATGAGGATCGTGTCGCCGTAAGtatctccctctcctttgcACACCTTGGTGGACACTGACTTAATCGTCATAGCCCAGCACCGGtttccctcttcaccctcaccGAGAAGCTGAAATCTTTTCATACATCATTAGCGGCGAGCTTTCTCACAAGGACACTATGGGCAACATTGAGACCATGAAGCGAGGTGACATCCAAATGACTTCGGGTGGTACTGGCATTGCCCACTCCGAGTTCAATTCCCACTCTTCACTCCCAAACCACTT
This Cryptococcus neoformans var. neoformans B-3501A chromosome 14, whole genome shotgun sequence DNA region includes the following protein-coding sequences:
- a CDS encoding hypothetical protein (Similar to gi|4206759|gb|AAD11794.1| glucan synthase [Filobasidiella neoformans], FASTA scores: opt: 11556, E(): 0, (98.724% identity (100.000% similar) in 1724 aa overlap (78-1801:1-1724))); the encoded protein is MSYPNPPPPPKGSASFSSSSSDPFNQTNQLPYDSNAQFPPQHAFAHPSAPNPGAGGAGVAPPGQGGQYAPYYDNEPEMGGRWEGGGMGRETWASESGWSQNEPNYPPSDYHGGPGYLPSRASTPTFEGSNAGHRPREPYPAWTVDANIPLSKEEIEDVLIDLANKFGFQKDSSRNVYDFLMIQLDSRASRMSPNQALLTLHADYIGGEHANYRKWYFAAQLDLDDAIGAVQNPGLSRVRSVARRGGKNKNPLATAQEKSLESATSRWRTAMNNMSQYDRLRQVALYLLCWGEAAQVRFMPECLCFIFKCADDYYRSPECQNRQEAVPEGLYLRAVIKPLYRFLRDQGYEVVDGKFLRRERDHDKIIGYDDVNQLFWYPEGISRITLNDNTRLVDIPPAQRFMKFDRIDWNKVFFKTYLEKRSFFHLLVNFNRIWVLHISVFWFFTAYNAPSIYAPSGSTTATTPMAWSMTGLGGFVATLIMIAATLAEFSYIPTTWNNTSHLTRRLIFLLIILAITGGPSIYIAFFNQTGHVALILGIVQFFCSVLATIAFATLPSGRMFGDRVAGKSRKYLANQTFTASYPALGFYPRVASFLLWFLIFGCKFTESYFFLTLSFRDPMKVMNGMKVQNCHDKYLGSGLCTNQPAFALAVMFVMDLTLFFLDTFLWYVIWNTVFSIARSFAIGMSIWTPWKDIFARLPKRIYAKILATDDMEVKYKPKVLVSQVWNAVIISMYREHLLSIEHVQKLLYHQIQSDQPGKRTLRAPAFFISQSEKGSKAEFFPKGSEAERRICFFAQSLTTSVPAPIPVDAMPTFTVLVPHYSEKILLSLREIIREEDQNTRVTLLEYLKQLHPVEWDNFVRDTKILAEESDAFNGGNPFASDEKEEAKKADDIPFYTIGFKSAAPEYTLRTRIWASLRAQTLYRTVSGFMNYSKAIKLLYRVENPEVVQLFGGNTDQLERELERMARRKFKFVVSMQRYSKFNKEEHENAEFLLRAYPDLQIAYLDEEPPRKDGGESRIFSALIDGHSEIMPNGRRRPKFRIELPGNPILGDGKSDNQNHAIVFYRGEYLQLIDANQDNYLEECLKIRNVLGEFEEFKVSTQSPYAAQGHADFAKFPVAILGAREYIFSENIGILGDIAAGKEQTFGTLAARSLSYIGGKLHYGHPDFLNGIYMNTRGGVSKAQKGLHLNEDIFAGMLAFGRGGRIKHSEYYQCGKGRDLGFGTILNFQTKIGTGMGEQMLSREYYYLGTQLPIDRFLTFYYGHPGFHINNILVMMSVQVFMLALVFLGTLNKQLTVCKYSSAGDILPGQSGCYNLVPVFRWIKRCIISIFIVFWIAFVPLFVQELTERGTGRAILRLCKHFLSLSPVFEVFSTQIYMHSILNDLTFGGARYIATGRGFATTRISFSILYSRFAGPSIYLGMRTLVLLLFITLTVWVPHLIYFWITVVGLCIAPFLFNPHQFAIADFIIDYREFLRWMSRGNSRTHANSWVGYCRLSRTRVTGFKRKRLGLPSEKLSSDVPRAPWKAILIGEIIGPICLAILFVICYLFVKSFAVDGQVQPGLVRIAIIALGPIVWNMALLITLFLVSVFLGPCLNSYTHQFGATMAALAHFGAVAGMIVFFELLWFLELWNTSHAVLGIIAVISVQRCIFKFLIAVFLSREFKHDETNRAWWTGVWFNRGLGSHALSQPAREFVVKTIEMGLYSADFIVCHLLLALLTIPMFIPYFDRVHATMLFWLAPNQQIRPPIYSFRQRSQRRKIVFKYGLLYLIIQAIFIALIVVPIIFKDVAGLTPKSVPFNGVI